Proteins encoded together in one Plasmodium brasilianum strain Bolivian I chromosome 6, whole genome shotgun sequence window:
- a CDS encoding merozoite surface protein 3, whose product MRKLWSITFCLSIFNLYIYENNATCKEIAKQKKSNLRNGLPNNNFHLQYEEKNTVNEEDSFIINTSGGYSDIIKQETEKKKEESELQVQARAQNELSEQAEEVVTQIKNEVVDTEKEKAVKEAEQLAKETEAIVEEVKKVGLKNEDKEKEKAKVEVESSKEETKSASAEVAKRAKEATSEEEANTAKRAVENEVEKAEMAKAETEVASKKINEKSLQTLGGSMEKTDHERKIENSAVDTEKEKVVKEAETLAQEAAQLLEEVEAIAEEVRKEKINSGDKEKEEAKVEVESSKEDIKRAAEEALEAAKRAKEATSEEEAKTAKETAQHGVEKAKKSKEQAEQAAKNINEKIIETSKIKVEKARQERQNGNSLDAAEKEKAVKEAEKLAQVAANLSEETAAIAEEVEKAVVNRDEEEKLKAKIEAESSKEKAKAAAEDAVEAAKRVKAANSEEEIKTEKKAAELAVEKAKTAKAQAVEAAKKIDENILETSRIKMEKVREEREKRERANETKEIANTQKQVVLELINNSSKENGNVVDMDEQVKEENDEESEEDEEIKQEIAQEERGEEGEEKKEDEEEVEEEEEEGPQEDNKGQQESEKGNVPSNDINAHKSLSEDYRNNDDVKKAAEELFQMMIKVVDDDFSTIDTLKNLEQDMHQFFQNYITT is encoded by the coding sequence ATGAGGAAACTTTGGAGTATTACCTTttgtttatctatttttaatttatatatatatgaaaataacgCCACATGTAAAGAAATTGCGAAACAGAAAAAATCTAATTTAAGAAATGGCTTgccaaataataattttcatttgcaatatgaagaaaagaaTACAGTGAATGAAGAAGAcagttttataattaatacaaGTGGAGGTTACTCTGATATAATAAAGCaagaaacagaaaaaaaaaaagaagagtcAGAACTACAAGTACAAGCACGTGCTCAAAATGAACTGTCCGAACAAGCAGAGGAGGTAGTAacacaaattaaaaatgaagtaGTTGATACAGAAAAAGAGAAGGCAGTAAAAGAAGCGGAACAATTAGCAAAAGAAACGGAAGCAATAGTAGAAGAGGTGAAAAAAGTAGGATTAAAAAACGAAGacaaggaaaaagaaaaagcaaaagtTGAGGTTGAAAGTTCAAAAGAAGAAACCAAAAGTGCATCAGCGGAAGTAGCAAAAAGAGCGAAAGAAGCAACTTCAGAAGAAGAGGCAAATACTGCAAAAAGGGCAGTAGAAAATGAAGTAGAGAAAGCCGAAATGGCAAAAGCTGAAACAGAAGTAGCATCTAAAAAGATAAACGAAAAAAGTCTACAAACACTCGGAGGAAGCATGGAAAAGACAGATCACGAAAGAAAAATCGAAAATTCAGCAGTTGAtacagaaaaagaaaaggtcGTAAAAGAAGCAGAAACTTTAGCACAAGAAGCGGCACAACTATTAGAAGAAGTGGAAGCAATTGCAGAAGAAGtgagaaaggaaaaaataaatagcggagataaggaaaaagaagaagcaaAAGTTGAGGTTGAAAGTTCAAAAGAAGATATCAAAAGAGCTGCAGAAGAAGCATTAGAAGCAGCAAAAAGAGCGAAAGAAGCAACTTCAGAAGAAGAGGCAAAAACTGCAAAAGAGACAGCACAACATGGAGTAGAGAAAGCCAAAAAGTCAAAAGAACAAGCAGAACAAGcagcaaaaaatataaacgaaaaaattatagaaacaTCTAAAATAAAGGTGGAAAAAGCAAGGCAAGAAAGACAAAATGGAAATTCATTGGATGCtgcagaaaaagaaaaagcagtAAAAGAAGCAGAAAAATTAGCACAAGTCGCGGCAAATTTATCAGAAGAAACAGCAGCAATAGCAGAAGAAGTAGAAAAGGCAGTAGTAAATAGGGATgaggaagaaaaattaaaagcaaAAATTGAAGCTGAAAgttcaaaagaaaaagctAAAGCAGCAGCAGAGGACGCCGTAGAAGCAGCAAAAAGAGTGAAAGCAGCGAATTCAGAGGAAGAGAtaaaaactgaaaaaaagGCAGCAGAACTTGCAGTAGAGAAAGCCAAAACGGCAAAAGCTCAAGCAGTAGAAGCAGCAAAAAAGATAGACGAAAATATTCTAGAAACATCtagaataaaaatggaaaaagtaAGGGAAGAGAGAGAAAAGCGAGAAAGAGCGAAtgaaacaaaagaaataGCAAATACACAAAAACAAGTTGTACTAGAACTAATAAATAACTCTTCAAAAGAGAATGGCAATGTAGTCGATATGGATGAACAAGTAAAAGAGGAGAATGATGAGGAGAGtgaagaagatgaagaaaTTAAGCAGGAAATAGCCCAAGAAGAAAGGGGAGAAGAAGGGgaggagaaaaaagaagatgaagaagaagtagaagaagaagaagaagaaggaCCACAAGAAGATAATAAAGGTCAACAAGAAAGCGAAAAAGGTAATGTTCCATCAAATGATATAAACGCTCATAAATCACTTTCAGAAGATTACAGAAATAATGATGATGTTAAAAAAGCTGCTGAGGAATTATTTCAAATGATGATTAAGGTAGTTGACGATGACTTTTCTACTATTGATACACTCAAAAATTTAGAGCAAGATATGCatcaattttttcaaaattatataactaCTTAA
- a CDS encoding merozoite surface protein 3, whose protein sequence is MKNVFGIIFHIILFNLYICLNRAELIDSDKNTVNINNTGQNLRNGLSKKNVSLQDEQNNTIIGNTDVSEAAASSHTSGTTQSEAQSEPQAQAQEQVEDDEEEEEKEEEEEEEEEEGQPETQRRILNEQEQQRLQSQKQEQTPEQIKKRQENVEITLKFVQETDKLADEIIDLAEQVTEVAKEGEKIRKDFLKLSSKSLDENDTELLEYEVSIIEAFSLGNDAVRARNEAEKAQEMAKNAKTVEEAEMAKNIAEHANKKIKIVKLNMENTAAKYKEDLSAYPRTSKKKVRLQLVKTYTEEVEAGKEGKADKEEEVMGEKVEDGEEETKEEVIQGVPNVLEEDKDEEDEADEADEADEADEEEGNGEGSQGDTNQMQGKKNVVPLNDVSAHESLAVNYNSVNDVKKAIEGLLKNMLTIVDDDAYTLNTLKELEQDIQKFFQKNITT, encoded by the coding sequence atgaaaaacgtTTTTGGTATTATATTCCacataattctttttaatttatatatatgcctaAATCGAGCGGAACTAATAGACAGTGATAAAAATACCGTCAATATAAACAACACTGGACAAAATTTAAGGAATGGATTATCAAAGAAAAATGTTTCGTTACAagatgaacaaaataatacaattatAGGAAATACTGATGTATCAGAAGCAGCGGCATCAAGTCATACATCAGGAACAACACAATCAGAAGCACAATCAGAACCACAAGCACAAGCACAAGAACAAGTAGAAgatgatgaagaagaagaagaaaaagaagaagaagaagaagaagaagaagaagaaggaCAACCAGAAACACAACGCAGAATCTTAAATGAGCAAGAACAGCAACGGTTACAATCTCAAAAACAAGAACAAACCCCAGAgcagataaaaaaaagacaagAGAATGTAgaaataacattaaaattcGTACAAGAAACAGACAAATTAGCTGATGAAATAATCGATTTGGCAGAACAAGTAACAGAAGTAGCAAAAGAAGGAGAAAAAATACGCAAAGATTTTTTAAAGCTAAGTTCAAAATCTTTAGATGAGAATGATACAGAACTATTAGAATATGAAGTATCAATAATTGAAGCCTTTTCTTTAGGAAATGACGCAGTAAGAGCAAGAAATGAAGCAGAAAAAGCGCAAGAAATGGCAAAAAATGCCAAAACTGTAGAAGAGGCAGAAATGGCTAAAAATATAGCAGAACatgcaaacaaaaaaataaaaatagtaaaactaaatatggaaaatacagcagcaaaatataaagaagatTTATCAGCATATCCCCGCacaagcaaaaaaaaagttagaCTACAACTAGTAAAAACATATACAGAAGAAGTTGAAGCGggaaaagaaggaaaagcCGATAAGGAGGAAGAAGTTATGGGGGAAAAAGTTGAAGATGGAGAAGAAGAAACCAAAGAGGAAGTAATACAAGGCGTACCAAACGTGCTGGAGGAAGATAAGGATGAAGAGGATGAAGCAGATGAAGCAGATGAAGCGGATGAAGCAGATGAAGAAGAAGGAAATGGGGAAGGATCTCAAGGAGATACAAATCAAATGCAAGGCAAAAAGAATGTTGTTCCATTAAATGATGTTAGTGCTCATGAATCACTTGCAGTAAATTACAATAGTGTTAATGACGTTAAAAAAGCAATTGAGggattattaaaaaatatgcttaCTATAGTTGACGATGATGCTTATACTTTGAACACACTCAAAGAATTAGAGCAAGATAtccaaaaattttttcaaaaaaatataactacttaa
- a CDS encoding merozoite surface protein 3, producing the protein MNKIFNVTFYVFILSLCTCENIANCIENAQNSEVTNQIKYNLRKNSSVSNVYLQNEQNNLESKENDIQNDKELDGNNNENNTNEEHSKISKSVKNINGIYIRPYITQLTKDSSNEASITPEELEQANVKAQEDVSPVLVSLTDESGTVTNQPENSPDSGDGKSKESTGDSGTGDGVLVPQEKNINPTDELPQQSLQSETRDNDTLVTTTENQDQKTRTIEEQASDTEIKAGTTIPDTTRTDQEPLAERTEQELGKEPGKPESSESSDSSIATALPDPPEPPKVSVSSNEQERAEEPFAEKSLDVSESAAETERQNLTSGDNTSQEAPAKSVLPTKEVQEDEEKKEPSTTPDAVAESLATQETLSEHTRMSTEIGPPPSQQKDEKQQGQQKEQMQEQKQEQKQEQQDVPQKEPHQEHQPTDLPPAPVKTPPPSQQDKPTGHGLVKIAEGVEGKNKNHGNNTRIPEKTKKEENQSALEIVDLTKEESLNVLDKDEEVAEEKEEVDETEEESKEDMDIIEEDDLQVKEEQDEVEEEEEEEVDEVDEVDIPTEEGKKHAQENYHKTNKNGEEQKRVKNNIALNDKSAHKPLILNYKFNDNAEKVTEALVKTMISAVGGNTGIIDTLNDLAGDISHFVLNNT; encoded by the coding sequence atgaataaaatttttaatgttacattttatgtatttattttaagtttATGTACTTGCGAAAACATCGCAAACTGTATAGAAAATGCCCAAAATTCTGAAGTTACAAACcagataaaatataatttgagGAAGAATTCATCAGTAAGTAATgtttatttacaaaatgaGCAGAATAATTTAGAGTCAAAAGAGAATGATATTCAAAATGATAAAGAATTAGATGGAAATAATAacgaaaataatacaaatgaaGAACATAgtaaaatatcaaaaagtgtaaaaaatattaatggtatatatattagaccATATATTACACAATTGACAAAAGACAGTTCCAACGAAGCAAGTATTACTCCAGAGGAATTGGAACAGGCGAATGTAAAAGCACAAGAAGATGTATCCCCGGTATTAGTATCATTAACAGATGAATCAGGTACAGTGACAAATCAACCCGAAAACTCCCCTGATTCTGGAGATGGCAAAAGTAAAGAAAGTACTGGCGATAGTGGTACAGGTGATGGAGTACTTGTTccacaagaaaaaaatattaatccTACAGATGAATTGCCGCAACAAAGTTTACAATCTGAAACACGTGATAATGATACTTTGGTAACTACTACTGAAAACCAAGACCAAAAAACAAGAACTATTGAGGAACAAGCTTCCGACACAGAGATAAAAGCAGGAACAACAATCCCTGATACAACAAGAACAGACCAAGAACCATTAGCAGAAAGAACAGAACAAGAGCTTGGAAAAGAACCAGGAAAACCAGAATCATCAGAATCATCGGATTCATCAATAGCTACAGCGTTACCGGATCCGCCAGAACCACCAAAAGTATCAGTATCATCTAATGAACAAGAAAGAGCAGAAGAACCTTTTGCAGAGAAATCATTGGATGTATCAGAATCTGCAGCAGAAACGGAAAGGCAAAATCTAACATCTGGAGATAACACTTCACAAGAAGCTCCAGCAAAATCAGTCCTCCCTACAAAGGAAGTACAGGAAgacgaagaaaaaaaagaaccaTCAACAACACCTGATGCAGTAGCAGAATCATTAGCAACACAAGAAACGTTATCAGAACACACCCGCATGTCAACCGAAATAGGACCACCACCATCACAACAGAAAGATGAGAAACAACAAGGACAGCAGAAAGAGCAGATGCAAGAACAGAAGCAAGAACAGAAGCAAGAACAGCAAGATGTACCGCAGAAAGAACCACATCAAGAACACCAACCCACTGATCTTCCACCTGCTCCGGTTAAAACTCCACCACCTAGTCAGCAAGATAAACCGACTGGTCATGGACTAGTGAAAATAGCAGAAGGAGttgaaggaaaaaataaaaatcatgGTAATAACACCAGGATTCCTGAAAAAAccaaaaaagaagaaaatcaGAGTGCTCTTGAAATAGTAGATTTAACCAAAGAAGAAAGTCTTAATGTTTTGGATAAAGACGAAGAAGTAgcagaagaaaaagaagaagtagATGAAACAGAGGAGGAAAGTAAAGAAGATATGGACATAATAGAAGAAGATGACCTCCAGGTAAAAGAAGAACAAGACGAagtagaagaagaagaagaagaagaagtaGATGAAGTAGATGAAGTTGATATACCAActgaagaaggaaaaaaacacGCCCAGGAAAACTACcacaaaacaaataaaaacgGTGAAGAACAGAAAAGAGTAAAGAATAACATTGCACTAAATGACAAAAGTGCTCATAAGCCACTTATccttaattataaatttaatgataACGCTGAGAAAGTAACTGAAGCATTAGTGAAAACGATGATTAGTGCAGTCGGGGGAAATACTGGGATTATTGACACACTCAACGATTTAGCTGGAGATATATCTCATTTTGTtctaaataatacataa
- a CDS encoding merozoite surface protein 3, translating to MKKILNVTFYALFLNLYIFANDAKLIDNSPNNGYINQKKYNLRNHMPIKNISPQDAQNNLEAKNSNENNAYEGNTDVLENVHNAANILNKQKYEELGDSNTSSNFAKSFKHTHTNAQLLIPMDPQLQQPTSSDPHNNMHTVLGNDAEEGKGPGTAQEPINQPESRKTLEEEEKDKKVLSEEQSRTKAPELPQSSVETEGVHQTTGIEQPGKDLSTGVDSPQGIVPPQVVLPGSDPSERTVPSKEVDVDPPPSEPSALAPVSQEKSASSGPEKKEGIQSKSDPNSNVYQKEQGLGLTTDISVQTDSAQELKEQRDQSHQERKGEERPETQDLGTLSTNEDPSGEPLEQQRGDGKIKDDAAEDENSATVEKSRVSEGLSNSDEEAQDHLPSPPQEEEQRQQMQQLSQQEERSEEAQNKEENNVLHTVSILPGESANILDKNEEVVEEKEEHIEEDEEEEEEGRQKEEMNVYQEEAETNNEEEKEEDYEEDEIEEVVGGGKKNNDSSIGTEVRKILSGEYDDMNKFKTITEISIKSLINSFDGNNKVTNILNDLVKDMAHFYLKS from the coding sequence atgaagaaaattttgaatgTTACTTTTTAtgcactttttttaaatctgtatatatttgcGAATGATGCGAAACTGATAGACAATTCTCCAAATAATGGATATATAAATCagaagaaatataatttaaggAATCACATgcctataaaaaatatttccccACAAGATGcacaaaataatttagagGCAAAAAATAGTAACGAAAATAATGCATATGAAGGTAATACTGATGTACTAGAAAATGTACATAATGCCGCTAACATCTTAAACAagcaaaaatatgaagaattgGGGGATAGTAATACAAGTTCAAACTTTGCTAAATCGTTTAAACATACCCATACGAATGCTCAACTATTAATTCCTATGGATCCACAATTACAACAACCAACATCATCAGATCcacataataatatgcataCTGTTTTAGGAAATGATGCTGAAGAAGGTAAGGGTCCTGGGACAGCTCAAGAACCAATTAATCAGCCGGAAAGTAGAAAAACAttagaagaagaagaaaaagataaaaaggtATTATCAGAAGAGCAGTCAAGAACAAAAGCACCAGAACTACCACAATCTTCTGTAGAAACGGAAGGGGTACACCAAACCACAGGTATTGAACAACCAGGGAAGGATTTGTCAACAGGGGTAGATTCACCACAGGGAATAGTTCCACCACAAGTAGTTTTACCAGGATCAGATCCATCGGAAAGAACAGTTCCCTCAAAAGAGGTAGATGTAGATCCACCACCATCAGAACCCTCAGCATTAGCTCCAGTTTCGCAGGAAAAAAGCGCATCCTCAGGAcctgaaaaaaaagagggcATTCAATCGAAATCAGATCCAAATTCAAACGTATATCAAAAAGAACAAGGTTTGGGTCTAACTACAGATATAAGTGTACAAACAGACTCAGCTCAAGAATTAAAGGAACAACGTGATCAATCGCACCAAGAAAGAAAAGGAGAAGAAAGACCAGAGACACAAGATTTAGGTACATTGTCAACAAATGAAGACCCATCAGGAGAACCATTAGAACAGCAAAGGGGGGATGGTAAAATAAAGGATGATGCAGCAGAGGATGAAAATAGTGCAACAGTAGAGAAATCAAGAGTATCAGAAGGATTATCAAATAGCGATGAGGAAGCACAAGATCATTTACCATCACCACCACAAGAAGAAGAACAACGACAACAAATGCAACAACTATCACAGCAAGAAGAAAGGTCAGAAGAAGCCCAAAATAAGGAAGAAAACAATGTACTACATACAGTAAGTATACTTCCAGGAGAAAGTGCTAATATATTGGACAAGAACGAAGAAGTTGTagaggaaaaagaagaacaTATAGAAGAGGACGAAGAGGAAGAGGAGGAAGGAAgacaaaaagaagaaatgaaCGTTTACCAAGAGGAAGCAGAAACAAAcaatgaagaagaaaaggaagaGGATTATGAAGAAGATGAAATAGAGGAGGTAGTAGggggaggaaaaaaaaacaatgatTCATCAATTGGCACTGAGGTTAGGAAAATTCTTTCTGGAGAATATGAcgatatgaataaatttaaaaccATAACCGAAATTTCAATTAAATcattaataaattcatttgATGGTAACAACAAAGTTACGAACATACTTAACGACCTAGTAAAAGATATGGCtcacttttatttaaaatcaTAA